From a single Capsicum annuum cultivar UCD-10X-F1 chromosome 12, UCD10Xv1.1, whole genome shotgun sequence genomic region:
- the LOC107849271 gene encoding uncharacterized protein LOC107849271, whose product MIEDERWDHAWWMPNNSGKFTVSSSWELIRHRADEKELYRLLWVKGIPFKINFFFWRLCKQRLPVGEMNRSMGFSYNGICTCCNDQVTETWDHLFVTCQKSARLWHVFSSSAGVPGPFIQLKYTIYRWWNAKCNTKLKPVYQAMPIFILWQIWKARNTVKNGGKYSYWRMEMEVNTNISLFARNRYPWLNHMPTSWPEIIQFLDQYMPPIQAQVITWSAPKQGVYKCNTDGSFKKNSGTSSCAFCIRNWEGDLTYAESRKLEEDNSLNAEVMAIRIALKHCFNNQFTPLIIETDSLIAKRVVQGTKKLTFNSFQELPTQAKTILNMDKSQMPNIRIKKFQNKEFNCSSPT is encoded by the exons ATGATTGAAGATGAAAGATGGGATCATGCATGGTGGATGCCGAATAACTCTGGCAAGTTCACTGTGAGCTCATCCTGGGAATTAATCAGGCATAGAGCTGACGAAAAGGAATTATATAGGCTCTTGTGGGTCAAAGGAAttccttttaaaattaatttcttctTCTGGAGACTATGCAAGCAAAGACTACCTGTTGGGGAGATGAATAGAAGTATGGGTTTCTCTTACAATGGAATCTGCACCTGTTGCAATGATCAAGTAACAGAAACCTGGGACCATTTGTTTGTTACTTGTCAAAAATCTGCTAGATTATGGCATGTTTTTTCTTCCTCTGCAGGTGTACCAGGTCCTTTTATACAACTCAAATATACAATATACAGATGGTGGAATGCTAAATGCAACACTAAGTTGAAACCTGTATATCAAGCTATGCCAATCTTCATCCTTTGGCAGATTTGGAAGGCAAGGAACACAGTAAAGAATGGAGGCAAATACTCTTATTGGAGAATGGAGATGGAAGTTAATACTAACATCTCTCTATTTGCTCGAAACAGATACCCTTGGTTAAATCATATGCCAACGTCATGGCCTGAAATAATTCAGTTTTTGGATCAGTATATGCCACCGATTCAAGCTCAAGTCATTACATGGTCAGCTCCGAAACAAGGAGTATATAAGTGTAATACTGATGGCTCGTTCAAAAAGAATTCTGGTACCAGCTCGTGTGCATTCTGTATTAGAAACTGGGAAGGTGATTTAACTTATGCAGAATCAAGGAAACTGGAAGAAGATAACAGTCTTAACGCTGAAGTCATGGCTATAAGAATAGCTCTAAAACACTGCTTCAATAATCAATTCACCCCATTGATTATTGAAACAGATTCTCTGATTGCAAAGAGAGTTGTACAAG GTACTAAGAAATTAACATTTAACTCTTTTCAGGAATTACCAACACAGGCCAAGACAATCCTTAATATGGATAAATCCCAGATGCCAAACATCAGAATCAAGAAGTTCCAAAACAAGGAGTTCAACTGCTCATCACCAACATAA